One genomic segment of Salinigranum rubrum includes these proteins:
- a CDS encoding PadR family transcriptional regulator, whose translation MSEAQSLGTESGMARDLTAFQQNILVILAEEPMYGLAIKRHLEDYYGTEVNHGRLYPNLDDLVEMGLVNKSELDKRTNQYELTDDGHQTVLDRFNWMLSKFVTSEERADEVRELVDGHL comes from the coding sequence ACCGAGTCTGGCATGGCGCGGGACCTCACCGCGTTCCAACAGAACATCCTCGTTATCCTCGCTGAGGAACCGATGTACGGACTCGCGATCAAGCGACACCTCGAAGACTACTACGGCACAGAAGTCAATCACGGGCGACTCTACCCGAACCTCGACGACCTCGTCGAGATGGGGCTCGTGAACAAGAGCGAACTGGACAAGCGGACGAATCAGTACGAACTCACCGACGACGGCCACCAGACCGTCCTCGACCGCTTCAACTGGATGCTGTCGAAGTTCGTCACCAGCGAGGAGCGCGCGGACGAGGTCCGCGAACTCGTCGACGGTCACCTGTAA
- the rnhA gene encoding ribonuclease HI, translated as MPSVACDPEEARRRLEAAGVDVEPGNTEYERWRASHEGAVAVAYDDKVVVQGATPVDLLAHLRESGGRAHVYFDGACRGNPGPAAVGYAIVTSDGVVAEGNERIGRSTNNRAEYEALVRALEVARDHGFDEVDVRGDSELVVKQVRGEWNTNDPDLRERRVTALELLSGFDRWSLEHVPREINDRADSLANEALDDG; from the coding sequence ATGCCAAGCGTTGCGTGCGACCCGGAGGAGGCACGGCGACGGCTCGAAGCGGCCGGCGTCGACGTCGAACCCGGGAACACCGAGTACGAGCGGTGGCGGGCGTCGCACGAGGGAGCCGTCGCCGTCGCCTACGACGACAAGGTGGTGGTGCAGGGGGCGACGCCCGTCGACCTCCTCGCCCACCTGCGTGAGAGTGGCGGCCGCGCACACGTCTACTTCGACGGCGCGTGTCGGGGGAACCCGGGACCCGCCGCGGTGGGCTACGCCATCGTCACGTCGGATGGCGTCGTCGCCGAAGGGAACGAACGCATCGGGCGGTCGACCAACAACCGTGCGGAGTACGAGGCGCTCGTCCGCGCGCTGGAAGTCGCCCGCGACCACGGCTTCGACGAGGTGGACGTCCGCGGCGACTCCGAACTCGTCGTCAAGCAGGTCCGCGGCGAGTGGAACACGAACGACCCCGACCTCAGAGAGCGGCGCGTCACCGCGCTCGAACTCCTCTCGGGGTTCGACCGCTGGTCGCTCGAACACGTTCCGCGGGAGATAAACGACCGCGCCGACTCCCTAGCGAACGAGGCCCTCGACGATGGCTGA
- a CDS encoding transcription initiation factor IIB produces MTRPTRQRERDGDRRRWNVDADEEDEDTETIDLDEVDSEEIIRTGDGELIHEPTGLIIEEEQIDPGPEWRAFNHSERQQKSRVGAPTTQTMHDKGLTTTIDWKDKDAYGRSISSKKRSQMHRLRKWQERIRTKDAGERNLQFALSEIDRMASALGVPRSVREVASVIYRRALSEDLIRGRSIEGVATSALYAACRKEGIPRSLEEIAEVSRVERKEIGRTYRYISQELGLEMKPVDPKRYVPRFCSELDLPKEVQSKAEEIIETTAEKGLLSGKSPTGFAAAAIYAASLLCNEKKTQREVADVAQVTEVTIRNRYQEQIEAMGIHN; encoded by the coding sequence ATGACACGGCCCACCCGTCAACGCGAGCGCGATGGCGACCGGCGTCGATGGAACGTGGACGCGGACGAGGAGGACGAGGACACGGAGACGATAGACCTCGACGAGGTGGATTCCGAGGAGATCATCCGGACGGGAGACGGCGAACTCATCCACGAACCGACGGGACTCATCATCGAGGAGGAGCAGATCGATCCCGGGCCGGAGTGGCGGGCGTTCAACCACTCCGAGCGCCAGCAGAAGTCGCGGGTCGGTGCCCCGACGACCCAGACGATGCACGACAAGGGCCTGACGACGACCATCGACTGGAAGGACAAGGACGCCTACGGCCGGTCGATCTCCTCGAAGAAACGCTCGCAGATGCACCGCCTTCGAAAGTGGCAGGAACGCATTCGGACGAAGGACGCGGGCGAGCGCAACCTCCAGTTCGCCCTCTCGGAGATCGACCGGATGGCCTCCGCGCTGGGCGTTCCGCGTTCGGTACGCGAGGTCGCTTCGGTGATCTATCGACGTGCGCTCAGCGAGGACCTCATCCGGGGGCGGAGCATCGAGGGCGTCGCCACCAGTGCGCTCTACGCCGCCTGCCGCAAGGAGGGCATCCCGCGGTCGCTCGAAGAGATCGCCGAGGTCTCCCGCGTCGAGCGCAAGGAGATCGGGCGGACGTATCGGTACATCTCGCAGGAACTCGGGCTGGAGATGAAGCCGGTCGACCCGAAACGGTACGTCCCGCGCTTCTGCTCGGAACTCGACCTCCCGAAGGAGGTCCAGTCGAAGGCCGAGGAGATCATCGAGACGACGGCCGAGAAGGGACTGCTCTCGGGGAAATCCCCCACCGGATTCGCGGCGGCGGCCATCTACGCCGCCTCGCTCCTCTGTAACGAGAAGAAGACCCAGCGGGAGGTCGCCGACGTCGCGCAGGTCACCGAGGTCACGATTCGGAACCGGTACCAAGAACAGATCGAGGCGATGGGCATCCACAACTGA
- a CDS encoding DUF7108 family protein, with amino-acid sequence MPDELPADLLDDAERLTRLARDVPNPDEAAAHRNRRDELLAEHGYTARYREDDDTLVLNPSDWFEDGVARTDRIDDLSRAVEVPLSDAGADDDWREVEAENAALVERVSEEHGAVHAANARAFADFLGNHYTRRIEAASGREVREFLTEYYPRNAWPTAEQKAVVEESLRLLFDAAGRDRPSYR; translated from the coding sequence CTGCCCGACGAACTACCGGCGGACCTGCTCGACGACGCCGAACGGCTGACTCGACTCGCACGCGACGTACCGAACCCCGACGAGGCGGCGGCTCACCGGAACCGACGGGACGAACTCCTGGCCGAACACGGCTACACCGCCCGATACCGTGAGGACGACGACACGCTCGTGTTGAACCCGTCGGACTGGTTCGAAGACGGCGTCGCCCGCACGGACCGTATCGACGACCTCTCCCGAGCGGTCGAGGTTCCCCTCTCGGACGCGGGCGCGGACGACGACTGGCGCGAGGTCGAAGCGGAGAACGCCGCGCTCGTCGAACGGGTGAGCGAGGAGCACGGAGCCGTCCACGCGGCGAACGCGCGCGCCTTCGCCGATTTCCTCGGCAACCACTACACCCGGCGAATCGAGGCGGCCTCGGGGAGAGAGGTACGGGAGTTCCTCACCGAGTACTACCCACGTAACGCCTGGCCGACGGCGGAACAAAAAGCGGTGGTCGAGGAGTCGTTACGACTCCTGTTCGATGCGGCCGGCCGTGACCGACCGAGTTACAGGTGA
- a CDS encoding DUF5789 family protein yields MADDEDAEEEEAPAVELGEREPVEGQPLARVASRLTWPHEKSRVIEKEGGSVIRTPDGPQSLADVLADVDVTYFDTRQSFVTAVTAAAGDAPVQTE; encoded by the coding sequence ATGGCAGACGACGAAGACGCAGAGGAAGAGGAGGCGCCTGCCGTCGAACTGGGCGAGCGCGAACCCGTCGAGGGGCAGCCGCTCGCACGAGTCGCGTCCCGACTGACCTGGCCGCACGAGAAGAGCCGCGTCATCGAGAAGGAAGGCGGGAGCGTCATCCGAACGCCCGACGGTCCCCAGTCGCTCGCGGACGTCCTCGCGGACGTCGACGTCACGTACTTCGACACGCGGCAGTCCTTCGTGACGGCCGTCACGGCGGCGGCCGGGGACGCCCCTGTTCAGACCGAGTGA
- a CDS encoding preprotein translocase subunit TatA gives MVPLFPGVPGGPELLVILLLLVALFGVPVVAAFLGWRYLKGDRVADLEARVEELESELDADGADENATGESAATDAGDDERFA, from the coding sequence ATGGTCCCACTGTTCCCCGGCGTTCCCGGCGGGCCGGAACTGCTCGTTATCCTCCTGCTCCTCGTCGCGCTGTTCGGGGTTCCGGTGGTCGCCGCCTTCCTCGGGTGGCGGTATCTCAAAGGCGACCGCGTCGCCGACCTCGAAGCGCGTGTCGAGGAGTTGGAGTCCGAACTCGATGCCGACGGCGCGGACGAGAACGCTACCGGGGAGAGTGCCGCCACCGACGCCGGGGACGACGAACGCTTCGCGTAG
- the nreA gene encoding DNA repair protein NreA, translating to MRLDEYLDIEENERAERRRLVEEKSYAILDHLETFQDRFDEVVQGDSLYGGVSPSIFVGRANYPRVSTGILSPVGHDEDAATFETSGQWYDEGVSISDVFERRTSLLNSNQSTKVESVHDAWDGFLGVQREVAIADRPVTVEIGLDGTPDLDLEPGREDIATPTGPRARARSAQLGENPHVPRPVEKTLEDDDWNAQGAMTYLYRRGFDVYDINTILSAGALGQARNRKLVPTRWSITAVDDTLGQYLRGRIRDAPSVDSVEVYRNEFLGNAFWVVLVPGQWEFELVEMKAPGSVWNPDPEAGVWLAADREGHEGRTGYVEETAGAYHASRLGVLEHLESRGRQAKALVLRHVSDDYWGPCGVWQVRESVRNAFDEGGDAETLDDAVRSVSPYLPVSLQRLRRKSTMVSGLQATLTDFSVGE from the coding sequence ATGCGTCTCGACGAGTATCTCGACATCGAGGAGAACGAGCGCGCCGAGCGCCGCCGCCTCGTCGAGGAGAAGTCCTACGCCATCCTCGACCACCTCGAGACGTTCCAGGACCGGTTCGACGAGGTCGTTCAGGGCGACTCGCTGTACGGGGGTGTCTCACCCTCCATCTTCGTCGGACGCGCCAACTACCCGCGGGTCTCGACGGGCATCCTCTCGCCCGTCGGCCACGACGAGGACGCCGCGACGTTCGAAACCTCGGGCCAGTGGTACGACGAGGGCGTCTCCATCTCCGACGTGTTCGAGCGTCGGACCTCGCTTCTCAACTCGAACCAATCCACCAAAGTCGAGTCCGTCCACGACGCGTGGGACGGCTTCCTCGGCGTCCAGCGGGAGGTCGCCATCGCGGACCGCCCCGTCACCGTCGAGATCGGCCTGGACGGGACGCCCGACCTCGACCTCGAACCCGGCCGCGAGGACATCGCCACACCGACCGGTCCGCGCGCACGGGCCCGCTCCGCACAGTTGGGGGAGAACCCACACGTCCCTCGCCCCGTCGAGAAGACGCTGGAGGACGACGACTGGAACGCGCAGGGGGCGATGACCTACCTCTACCGACGAGGGTTCGACGTCTACGACATCAACACCATCCTCTCGGCGGGCGCGCTCGGACAGGCCCGGAACCGAAAACTGGTCCCGACGCGGTGGTCCATCACCGCCGTCGACGACACGCTGGGGCAGTATCTCCGCGGTCGAATCCGCGACGCTCCGTCCGTCGACTCGGTCGAGGTGTACCGAAACGAGTTCCTCGGGAACGCCTTCTGGGTCGTGCTCGTCCCCGGACAGTGGGAGTTCGAACTCGTCGAGATGAAAGCGCCGGGGAGCGTCTGGAACCCCGACCCCGAGGCCGGCGTCTGGCTGGCCGCGGACCGCGAGGGACACGAGGGGCGGACCGGCTACGTCGAAGAGACCGCAGGCGCGTACCACGCCTCCCGACTGGGCGTCCTCGAACACCTCGAATCGCGCGGCCGACAGGCGAAGGCGCTCGTCCTCAGACACGTCTCCGACGACTACTGGGGGCCGTGTGGGGTCTGGCAGGTGCGAGAGAGCGTCCGCAACGCATTCGACGAGGGGGGTGACGCGGAGACGCTCGACGACGCGGTGCGGTCGGTGTCGCCGTACCTCCCCGTCTCGCTCCAGCGACTCCGGCGGAAGTCGACGATGGTCTCCGGCCTGCAGGCGACGCTGACCGACTTCTCGGTCGGGGAGTAA
- a CDS encoding DUF302 domain-containing protein translates to MTLPIDPSVLTSEDIGEHHATLHMEHEEAIEHVRDAFKQAGFGTAVEFSLSDLLHEKIGADRDPYYVLGACNPEVADRALDATDNRLGGLVPCNVVVWQVEPGVQEVYHVSIMRIARLVGMAPDDEEMADIVAATGEMVEEAWGNLDTAVETEADD, encoded by the coding sequence ATGACACTCCCAATCGATCCGTCCGTCCTCACGAGCGAGGACATCGGCGAGCACCACGCGACGCTCCACATGGAGCACGAGGAAGCCATCGAGCACGTCCGCGACGCGTTCAAGCAGGCGGGCTTCGGGACGGCCGTCGAGTTCTCCCTCTCCGATTTGCTCCACGAGAAGATCGGTGCCGACCGCGACCCCTACTACGTCCTCGGTGCGTGCAACCCCGAGGTCGCAGACAGAGCCCTCGACGCGACCGACAACAGACTCGGCGGACTGGTCCCGTGCAACGTCGTCGTCTGGCAGGTCGAACCCGGCGTTCAGGAGGTCTACCACGTGAGTATCATGCGCATCGCTCGGCTGGTGGGGATGGCGCCCGACGACGAGGAGATGGCCGACATCGTCGCCGCCACCGGCGAGATGGTCGAGGAGGCGTGGGGGAACCTCGACACGGCCGTCGAAACCGAAGCCGACGACTGA
- a CDS encoding CPBP family glutamic-type intramembrane protease — translation MTRLERFSLARLDRLSWVQRTLLVGLVLSVLWSAWQIPHGNLTMRALRDTVVFIAFPAALAITHGRHLGWRVDRRAVRNAVLIALFVLPFYLVGSSLPSIRAYYPMWETSTALSAFLPHALQQFVVVVAAETYYRGLLCVGVRDELGFKSVFISPVVYALHHVGKPPIELLLSGPTDVLFGAVDYDANSILPSIVAHGLGLALLDWLVLHPPLFPPEQVLEWLSFLPIPL, via the coding sequence GTGACGCGACTCGAACGGTTCTCTCTCGCTCGACTCGACCGACTCTCGTGGGTCCAGCGGACGCTCCTCGTCGGACTGGTCCTCTCCGTGCTCTGGAGCGCCTGGCAGATACCGCACGGAAACCTCACGATGCGCGCCCTCCGGGATACCGTCGTCTTCATCGCGTTCCCGGCGGCGCTCGCCATCACGCACGGCCGACACCTCGGCTGGCGCGTCGACCGCCGCGCGGTGCGGAACGCCGTCCTCATCGCGCTGTTCGTCCTCCCCTTTTACCTCGTGGGCTCGTCGCTTCCGAGCATCCGCGCGTACTACCCGATGTGGGAGACGTCGACGGCGCTCTCTGCGTTCCTCCCCCACGCGCTCCAGCAGTTCGTGGTGGTCGTCGCCGCCGAGACGTACTACCGCGGCCTCCTCTGTGTCGGCGTCCGAGACGAACTGGGCTTCAAGAGCGTCTTCATCTCGCCGGTCGTGTACGCGCTCCACCACGTCGGGAAGCCACCCATCGAACTGCTGCTTTCGGGACCGACGGACGTCCTCTTCGGTGCCGTCGACTACGACGCTAACTCGATTCTCCCGTCCATCGTCGCCCACGGGCTGGGACTCGCGCTCCTCGACTGGCTCGTCCTCCACCCGCCGCTTTTCCCCCCCGAACAGGTCCTCGAGTGGCTGTCGTTCCTCCCGATTCCGCTGTGA